In Rutidosis leptorrhynchoides isolate AG116_Rl617_1_P2 chromosome 2, CSIRO_AGI_Rlap_v1, whole genome shotgun sequence, one genomic interval encodes:
- the LOC139893835 gene encoding transcription factor BEE 3-like isoform X1: MEGFTSNFHSFKPSLPFLDIDHNIELLNQISIQNDYSSQSYMGSSYDDFLSQQALLPSFDHQFVQNFQHEYKNVMLIQEPVSMDPIVNGKRKLIMDVSASSNSGNSSSRSVSDLNEKKHQSSGKGKKVKLSDNGEAQKEVVHVRARRGQATDSHSLAERVRRKKINERLSCLQDIVPGCCKSMGMAVMLDEIINYVQSLQNQVEFLSMKLTEASRFHNFDSESTHINAFQMENVIEGLKMQILEERKESGPVDQSFGSYPSLPYHYRA; the protein is encoded by the exons atgGAGGGTTTTACATCAAATTTCCATAGTTTTAAACCTTCATTACCTTTCCTAGATATTGATCACAACATAGAACTACTCAACCAAATTTCAATTCAAAATGACTATTCATCTCAAAGCTACATGGGATCTTCTTATGACGATTTCTTGTCGCAACAAGCCTTATTACCGTCATTTGATCACCAATTCGTGCAAAACTTTCAGCACGAATATAAGAATGTCATGTTGATTCAAGAGCCCGTTTCTATGGACCCAATCGTAAATGGCAAGAGGAAGCTAATTATGGACGTTTCTGCTAGCAGTAATTCTGGAAATTCGTCTTCTCGTTCAGTTAGTGACCTTAATGAGAAGAAACATCAG AGTTCGGGAAAGGGCAAGAAAGTAAAGTTGAGTGATAATGGAGAAGCACAAAAGGAAGTGGTACACGTAAGAGCAAGAAGGGGACAAGCAACTGATAGTCATAGCTTAGCAGAAAGG GTTAGAAGAAAGAAAATTAACGAGCGTTTAAGTTGCTTGCAAGACATCGTGCCAGGGTGCTGCAAG TCAATGGGCATGGCAGTAATGTTGGATGAGATAATCAACTATGTCCAATCTTTGCAGAATCAGGTAGAG TTTCTTTCCATGAAACTCACTGAAGCAAGCAGATTTCACAACTTCGATTCAGAATCGACACATATAAACGCATTTCAG ATGGAAAATGTAATTGAGGGACTGAAGATGCAAATATTAGAAGAAAGAAAAGAGAGTGGCCCAGTTGACCAGAGTTTTGGCTCTTATCCTTCTTTGCCATACCATTATAGAGCTTAA
- the LOC139893835 gene encoding transcription factor BEE 3-like isoform X2 encodes MEGFTSNFHSFKPSLPFLDIDHNIELLNQISIQNDYSSQSYMGSSYDDFLSQQALLPSFDHQFVQNFQHEYKNVMLIQEPVSMDPIVNGKRKLIMDVSASSNSGNSSSRSVSDLNEKKHQSSGKGKKVKLSDNGEAQKEVVHVRARRGQATDSHSLAERVRRKKINERLSCLQDIVPGCCKSMGMAVMLDEIINYVQSLQNQFLSMKLTEASRFHNFDSESTHINAFQMENVIEGLKMQILEERKESGPVDQSFGSYPSLPYHYRA; translated from the exons atgGAGGGTTTTACATCAAATTTCCATAGTTTTAAACCTTCATTACCTTTCCTAGATATTGATCACAACATAGAACTACTCAACCAAATTTCAATTCAAAATGACTATTCATCTCAAAGCTACATGGGATCTTCTTATGACGATTTCTTGTCGCAACAAGCCTTATTACCGTCATTTGATCACCAATTCGTGCAAAACTTTCAGCACGAATATAAGAATGTCATGTTGATTCAAGAGCCCGTTTCTATGGACCCAATCGTAAATGGCAAGAGGAAGCTAATTATGGACGTTTCTGCTAGCAGTAATTCTGGAAATTCGTCTTCTCGTTCAGTTAGTGACCTTAATGAGAAGAAACATCAG AGTTCGGGAAAGGGCAAGAAAGTAAAGTTGAGTGATAATGGAGAAGCACAAAAGGAAGTGGTACACGTAAGAGCAAGAAGGGGACAAGCAACTGATAGTCATAGCTTAGCAGAAAGG GTTAGAAGAAAGAAAATTAACGAGCGTTTAAGTTGCTTGCAAGACATCGTGCCAGGGTGCTGCAAG TCAATGGGCATGGCAGTAATGTTGGATGAGATAATCAACTATGTCCAATCTTTGCAGAATCAG TTTCTTTCCATGAAACTCACTGAAGCAAGCAGATTTCACAACTTCGATTCAGAATCGACACATATAAACGCATTTCAG ATGGAAAATGTAATTGAGGGACTGAAGATGCAAATATTAGAAGAAAGAAAAGAGAGTGGCCCAGTTGACCAGAGTTTTGGCTCTTATCCTTCTTTGCCATACCATTATAGAGCTTAA